A genomic window from Streptomyces mirabilis includes:
- a CDS encoding SGNH/GDSL hydrolase family protein encodes MREAVGNGYRGPLWDKLAAEGHPLDFVGTLRGGSMSDPDNEGHSGYRIDQIAALADASLTRHRPNVVTLEISTNDLNGNYQPATATARLKSLVNQITAAVPDATVLVASLVVSTSGTVEQYRASYNQAAPHIVSEARAAGKHVAYVDMSSLTTADLTDTLHPNDTGYVKIADAFHRGIQSADSAGWLRNTAQLDHSDAASRTARARQ; translated from the coding sequence GTGAGGGAAGCAGTAGGCAACGGCTACCGGGGTCCGTTGTGGGACAAGCTTGCGGCGGAAGGCCATCCGCTGGACTTCGTCGGCACGTTGCGGGGCGGTTCGATGTCCGACCCCGACAACGAAGGCCACTCCGGATACCGCATTGACCAGATCGCCGCGCTCGCCGACGCCTCGCTGACCCGCCACCGGCCCAACGTCGTGACGCTGGAGATCAGCACCAATGACCTCAACGGGAACTACCAGCCCGCCACCGCCACCGCCCGGCTGAAGTCGCTGGTCAACCAGATCACCGCCGCCGTCCCCGACGCAACCGTCCTCGTGGCTTCCCTGGTCGTATCCACCAGCGGCACGGTGGAGCAGTACCGTGCCTCGTACAACCAGGCCGCCCCCCACATCGTGAGCGAGGCACGGGCCGCGGGCAAGCACGTCGCATACGTGGACATGAGCAGCCTGACCACCGCCGACCTGACCGACACCCTGCATCCCAACGACACGGGCTACGTGAAGATAGCGGACGCCTTCCACCGCGGCATCCAGTCCGCGGACAGCGCCGGGTGGCTGAGGAACACCGCCCAGCTGGACCATTCGGATGCGGCATCGCGAACCGCTCGTGCGAGGCAGTGA
- the ppdK gene encoding pyruvate, phosphate dikinase: MTAPTKYVYEFAEGSREMAALLGGKGAGLAEMTRLGLPVPPGFTVTTEACKVYLESGEEPPELSVEAARALAGLERAMGRTLGAPDDPLLVSVRSGARFSMPGMMETILDIGLNDRSVTGLAKASGQERFAWDSYRRLIQMFGHTVMGVDGDLFEQAIAEHKARREVAGDHDLDTAELALITEEFKAIIRKETGEDFPQDPAEQLARAIRAVFDSWNGERARVYRRREHISEDLGTAVNVQAMVFGNLGPDSGTGVTFTRDPATGERGMYGDYLPDAQGEDVVAGVRDALPLVELKRLNPRAYVQLSDHLRTLERHYRDLCDIEFTVERDKLWILQTRIGKRTAEAAFRIAHDLCEEGTITAHESLVRVDGADLTRLMFPRFDTTPADVPLAQGVPASPGAAVGVVVFDSAEAVRRAATGEDTVLVRRETTPDDLPGMIAAQAVLTSRGGKTSHAAVVARGMGKVCVCGAEALNVDPAARRFTTASGAVVYEGDTVSVDGTAGTVHLGALPLTASDVGRALETGTASGPLTEAVLGALGHADSVRRLEVRANADTPEDAVRARGLGAQGIGLCRTEHMFLGERRALVEAMILARDDSARQQALGALLPLQREDFTGILTAMDGLPVTIRLIDPPLHEFLPDRTELAVRLARAEQPDPHDRELLSAVERMHEQNPMLGLRGVRLGLAVPGLMAMQVRAVAEAVVERLRAGGRPRAEIMIPLVGTVEELRLARTEAERVLTEVQEETGTTLDCPIGTMIELPRAALTAGRIAECADFFSFGTNDLTQTTWGLSRDDAEASFFPLYLEKGVFSVSPFETIDQEGVGRLVELAVEAGRSVNTRLETGVCGEHGGDPESIHFFHRAGLDYVSCSPFRIPAARLEAGRAVLMDTTGGSDSR; this comes from the coding sequence ATGACTGCGCCGACCAAATACGTGTACGAGTTCGCCGAAGGCAGCCGGGAGATGGCCGCCCTGCTGGGCGGCAAGGGAGCCGGACTGGCCGAGATGACCCGGCTCGGGCTGCCGGTGCCGCCCGGCTTCACCGTCACCACCGAGGCCTGCAAGGTCTACTTGGAGTCGGGCGAGGAGCCGCCCGAGCTGAGCGTCGAGGCGGCCCGCGCGCTGGCCGGACTGGAACGGGCCATGGGCCGGACCCTCGGCGCGCCCGACGATCCGCTGCTGGTGTCCGTGCGCTCGGGCGCCCGCTTCTCCATGCCCGGAATGATGGAGACCATCCTCGACATCGGACTCAACGACCGGTCCGTCACCGGACTCGCCAAGGCCTCCGGACAGGAGCGGTTCGCGTGGGACTCCTACCGGCGGCTCATCCAGATGTTCGGCCACACCGTGATGGGTGTGGACGGCGACCTGTTCGAGCAGGCCATCGCCGAACACAAGGCACGGCGCGAGGTGGCTGGCGACCACGACCTCGACACCGCTGAACTCGCCCTGATCACGGAGGAGTTCAAGGCCATCATCCGCAAGGAGACCGGCGAGGACTTCCCGCAGGACCCGGCAGAGCAGCTGGCCCGCGCCATCCGCGCGGTCTTCGACTCCTGGAACGGCGAACGTGCCCGCGTCTACCGCCGCCGCGAACACATCTCCGAGGACCTCGGCACCGCGGTCAACGTCCAGGCGATGGTCTTCGGCAACCTCGGCCCCGACTCCGGCACCGGCGTCACCTTCACCCGTGACCCCGCCACCGGCGAACGCGGGATGTACGGCGACTACCTGCCCGACGCGCAGGGCGAGGACGTCGTGGCGGGCGTTCGTGACGCCCTGCCGCTGGTCGAGCTGAAGCGGCTCAACCCGCGCGCGTACGTTCAGCTCAGCGATCACTTGCGCACCCTGGAGCGGCACTACCGCGACCTGTGCGACATCGAGTTCACCGTCGAGCGCGACAAGCTGTGGATCCTGCAGACCCGCATCGGCAAGCGTACCGCCGAGGCCGCGTTCCGCATCGCCCACGACCTGTGCGAAGAGGGGACGATCACCGCGCACGAGTCCCTGGTCCGCGTCGACGGCGCCGACCTGACCCGTCTGATGTTCCCCCGCTTCGACACCACCCCGGCCGACGTGCCGCTCGCCCAGGGCGTCCCCGCCTCCCCGGGCGCGGCGGTCGGCGTCGTGGTCTTCGACTCCGCCGAGGCGGTACGACGTGCCGCGACCGGTGAGGACACGGTCCTCGTCCGCAGGGAGACCACTCCCGACGACCTCCCCGGCATGATCGCCGCACAGGCTGTCCTGACCAGCCGGGGCGGCAAGACCAGCCACGCCGCCGTCGTCGCACGCGGCATGGGCAAGGTCTGCGTCTGCGGCGCCGAAGCCCTCAACGTCGACCCGGCAGCTCGCCGGTTCACCACGGCATCGGGCGCGGTCGTGTACGAAGGCGACACCGTCTCCGTCGACGGCACCGCAGGCACAGTCCACCTCGGCGCACTCCCCCTGACCGCCTCCGACGTCGGCCGCGCACTGGAGACCGGTACCGCGAGCGGGCCGCTCACCGAGGCGGTCCTGGGCGCCCTCGGCCACGCCGATTCCGTACGGCGCCTCGAGGTGCGGGCCAACGCCGACACCCCCGAGGACGCCGTACGCGCCCGCGGTCTGGGCGCGCAGGGCATCGGACTGTGCCGTACCGAGCACATGTTCCTCGGTGAGCGCAGGGCGCTGGTCGAGGCGATGATCCTGGCCCGCGACGACAGTGCCCGCCAGCAGGCCCTGGGAGCCCTGCTGCCCCTCCAGCGCGAGGACTTCACCGGCATTCTCACGGCGATGGACGGCCTGCCGGTGACCATCCGGCTCATCGACCCGCCGCTGCACGAATTCCTTCCGGACCGCACGGAGTTGGCCGTACGGCTGGCTCGCGCCGAGCAGCCGGACCCGCACGACCGTGAACTGCTCTCCGCCGTCGAGCGTATGCACGAGCAGAACCCGATGCTCGGCCTGCGCGGCGTCCGGCTCGGCCTGGCCGTGCCCGGTCTGATGGCCATGCAGGTGCGGGCGGTCGCCGAGGCCGTGGTCGAGCGGCTGCGGGCCGGCGGCCGGCCGCGCGCCGAGATCATGATCCCGCTGGTCGGGACGGTCGAGGAACTGCGGCTGGCGCGCACTGAGGCGGAACGGGTCCTCACCGAGGTCCAGGAGGAGACCGGCACGACCCTCGACTGCCCGATCGGCACAATGATCGAGCTGCCGCGTGCCGCGCTCACCGCGGGACGCATCGCCGAGTGCGCGGACTTCTTCTCCTTCGGCACCAACGACCTGACCCAGACCACCTGGGGCCTGTCCCGCGATGACGCCGAGGCCTCCTTCTTCCCGCTGTACCTGGAGAAGGGCGTCTTCAGCGTGTCGCCGTTCGAGACGATCGACCAGGAGGGCGTCGGCCGACTGGTGGAGCTGGCCGTCGAAGCGGGCCGCAGCGTCAACACCCGCCTGGAGACGGGGGTGTGCGGCGAACACGGCGGCGACCCGGAGTCCATCCACTTCTTCCACCGGGCAGGTCTCGACTACGTCTCCTGCTCGCCGTTCCGCATCCCGGCGGCCCGGCTGGAGGCCGGACGGGCGGTCCTCATGGACACCACCGGGGGCAGCGACAGCAGGTGA
- a CDS encoding universal stress protein — MLPPVIAGVDGSAESLAAAEWAAHEAARRDLPLRLTHVWNWHPRQEDGEPVTAAQRHQARRVLRQAEERVRSAAPDVHLYDEQVEGPATAALLKTAQEAELMVLGSRGLSGFTGFLMGSVAQGVVARAPCPVVLVRADEEVSDEHLPADDGATSTRTGHRDVVLGVDLGDPCDAVIEFAFEAARLRGARLRVVHAWQPPSPLGLGPGEIGLVNGPQRAEEWHGFLSAVLQVWLDKYPGVEVTETVTEGRARSALLRAASGAGLLVVGRHLTDRSVGPRIGPVTHTAIHHVGCPVAVVPHE, encoded by the coding sequence ATGCTTCCGCCCGTCATCGCGGGAGTCGACGGCTCCGCCGAGAGTCTCGCCGCCGCTGAGTGGGCCGCCCATGAGGCGGCACGCCGCGATCTGCCGTTGCGGCTGACGCACGTCTGGAACTGGCATCCGCGCCAGGAGGACGGCGAACCCGTCACGGCCGCCCAGCGGCATCAGGCGCGGCGGGTCCTGCGGCAGGCGGAGGAGCGGGTGCGGTCGGCCGCCCCCGATGTCCACCTGTACGACGAGCAGGTGGAGGGTCCCGCGACCGCTGCCCTGCTGAAGACGGCCCAGGAGGCCGAGCTGATGGTGCTGGGCTCACGCGGTCTGAGCGGCTTCACCGGGTTCCTGATGGGCTCGGTCGCGCAGGGCGTCGTGGCCCGTGCCCCATGCCCCGTCGTCCTTGTCCGGGCGGACGAGGAAGTCTCCGACGAGCACCTTCCGGCGGACGACGGCGCCACCTCCACCCGGACCGGCCACCGGGATGTGGTCCTGGGCGTCGACCTGGGCGATCCCTGCGACGCGGTGATCGAGTTCGCCTTCGAGGCGGCCCGGCTCCGCGGCGCGCGGCTCCGTGTGGTCCACGCGTGGCAGCCACCGTCCCCGCTGGGGCTCGGCCCCGGCGAGATCGGCCTGGTGAACGGACCGCAGCGAGCCGAGGAATGGCACGGCTTCCTGTCCGCCGTACTCCAGGTGTGGCTCGACAAGTACCCCGGCGTCGAGGTCACCGAGACGGTCACGGAGGGCCGAGCCCGGTCCGCGCTGCTGCGGGCCGCCTCCGGGGCGGGCCTCCTGGTGGTCGGCCGGCACCTCACCGACCGGTCGGTGGGTCCGCGCATCGGCCCCGTCACGCATACCGCCATCCATCACGTCGGCTGCCCCGTGGCCGTCGTACCCCACGAGTGA
- a CDS encoding hydrogenase maturation protease produces MRTRTRFAVIGVGNEFRRDDGVGWAVVERLRKRAGDGPLPSDTVFATCDGDPGRLIGLWERAALAVVVDAAHAHPGAPGRVHRLELHAGLLDRPRTTSSHGLGLGEAVELARVLGLLPDHLVVYAVEGADGSFGTGLSPAVAAAVDPLVTAVEDELARHRDAISGGRS; encoded by the coding sequence ATGAGGACGCGTACGCGCTTCGCCGTCATCGGCGTCGGGAACGAGTTCCGGCGCGACGACGGCGTGGGCTGGGCCGTGGTCGAACGGCTCCGGAAGCGGGCCGGCGACGGGCCTCTCCCGTCGGACACCGTGTTCGCGACCTGCGACGGTGACCCCGGCCGGCTGATCGGGCTGTGGGAACGCGCCGCGCTCGCCGTGGTCGTCGACGCGGCCCACGCGCACCCGGGTGCCCCCGGCCGCGTCCACCGGCTCGAACTGCATGCCGGACTCCTCGACCGGCCGCGGACCACGAGTTCGCACGGGCTGGGACTCGGCGAGGCCGTCGAACTGGCCCGGGTTCTCGGACTCCTGCCGGACCACCTGGTGGTGTACGCGGTGGAGGGCGCCGACGGTTCGTTCGGCACCGGTCTCTCCCCCGCTGTCGCGGCCGCCGTGGATCCGCTCGTGACGGCCGTCGAGGACGAACTTGCACGGCACCGGGACGCGATCAGCGGGGGGCGGTCATGA
- the hypF gene encoding carbamoyltransferase HypF: MMMRQFRVYGTVQGVGFRPFVYRTAAELGLDGWVANVDGHVEGEVAGPPPAIDEFAARLQAGAPVLARVRRVQLADSTRQSAYRPGFHVRHSAPAPADRTGREVPSDAAICEACLHELRDPADRRHRYPFINCTDCGPRATIVEDLPYDRIRTTMRRFPLCADCAAEYADPADRRFHAEPIACPACGPELAWEELRGEAALQAAVKTVVGGGIVALKGLGGYQLVCDAGDPTAVSELRRRKRRPTKPFAVMVRDLGTAARLAQIGATERGILTSPERPVMLLARRPWHGPAPLAPEVHPGVRRIGLFLPTTGLHHLLLDELVRPLVVTSGNLGDEPITIEDAEARRVLAGVADGFLTHDRPIHSRYDDSVVQCTGRTRITVRRARGLAPAPLPLRVHEPVAGAGAQLKHTFTLAADGRAHLGPHTGDLANVATHDAFRTSYDQLKRLTGIEPVALAHDLHPGYLSTQWAQEQRLHSIPVQHHHAHVAACAAEHGVRGRFLGVAYDGLGLGDDGTLWGGEILVADLSGYRRVGRFATAPLPGGDAAVRHPSRTALGRLLGGETLGFPRPYPWLTRSFRDRLDPAEVAIVRAMIARDVNCPRASSAGRLFDTVAALLGLADRVSYEGEAAVLLEAAAGDEHAVPLAHRVVRAQGLWVYDPAPTLADLLERQADGEPAARLAAAFHVTLGLVTAELVARAVAEGAPHTVCLGGGCFVNRRLLTEVKRRLHAQGLRVLVGGHVPVGDGGISYGQAAVAAARLAGER, encoded by the coding sequence ATGATGATGCGGCAATTCCGTGTGTACGGCACCGTCCAGGGCGTCGGCTTCCGCCCGTTCGTCTATCGGACGGCCGCCGAGCTCGGCCTGGACGGCTGGGTGGCCAACGTCGACGGTCATGTGGAGGGCGAGGTCGCCGGACCGCCCCCCGCCATCGACGAGTTCGCGGCCCGGCTGCAAGCCGGCGCACCCGTCCTGGCCCGGGTACGCCGGGTCCAACTGGCCGACAGCACACGGCAGTCGGCGTACCGCCCGGGCTTCCACGTGCGGCACAGCGCGCCCGCACCCGCCGATCGCACGGGACGCGAGGTCCCATCCGACGCGGCGATCTGTGAGGCCTGTCTGCACGAACTGCGCGATCCCGCGGACCGGCGCCACCGCTACCCGTTCATCAACTGCACGGACTGCGGGCCGCGAGCCACGATCGTCGAGGACCTGCCGTACGACCGGATCCGCACGACTATGAGGCGGTTCCCGCTGTGCGCGGACTGCGCGGCCGAGTACGCCGACCCGGCCGACCGGCGCTTCCACGCCGAGCCCATCGCGTGTCCCGCCTGCGGACCGGAGTTGGCCTGGGAGGAACTCCGCGGCGAGGCGGCCCTGCAAGCCGCGGTCAAGACCGTCGTAGGGGGCGGGATCGTCGCGTTGAAGGGACTCGGCGGCTACCAACTGGTGTGCGACGCGGGCGATCCGACGGCCGTGTCTGAGCTGCGGCGCCGCAAGCGCCGCCCGACGAAACCGTTCGCCGTGATGGTCCGCGACCTCGGCACGGCGGCCCGGCTGGCCCAGATCGGCGCCACCGAGCGAGGCATCCTGACATCTCCGGAGCGCCCGGTGATGCTGCTCGCCCGGCGCCCGTGGCACGGCCCGGCCCCGCTCGCGCCCGAGGTTCATCCCGGCGTGCGCCGGATCGGCCTGTTCCTGCCCACCACCGGCCTTCACCACCTCCTGCTCGACGAGCTGGTCCGGCCGCTCGTGGTCACCAGCGGCAACCTCGGCGACGAGCCCATCACCATCGAGGACGCGGAGGCCCGGCGCGTCCTGGCGGGCGTCGCGGACGGCTTCCTCACGCACGACCGACCGATCCACTCCCGCTACGACGACTCCGTGGTGCAGTGCACCGGCCGGACCCGGATCACGGTCCGCCGGGCACGCGGGCTGGCCCCGGCCCCGCTGCCCCTCCGCGTACACGAACCGGTCGCCGGGGCCGGCGCCCAGCTGAAGCACACGTTCACGCTGGCCGCCGACGGCCGGGCCCATCTGGGGCCGCACACGGGCGACTTGGCGAATGTGGCGACCCACGACGCGTTCCGGACGTCGTACGACCAACTCAAACGACTCACGGGCATCGAGCCGGTGGCCCTGGCGCACGACCTGCACCCCGGCTATCTGTCCACGCAGTGGGCACAGGAGCAGCGGCTGCACAGCATCCCGGTGCAGCACCATCACGCGCACGTGGCCGCGTGCGCGGCCGAACACGGGGTGCGGGGCCGGTTCCTCGGGGTCGCCTACGACGGTCTCGGGCTGGGCGACGACGGCACGCTGTGGGGTGGCGAGATCCTCGTCGCCGACCTGAGCGGCTACCGCCGCGTGGGCAGGTTCGCGACCGCGCCCCTGCCCGGCGGCGACGCGGCGGTACGCCATCCGTCCCGTACGGCCCTCGGCCGCCTGCTCGGCGGTGAAACGCTGGGTTTCCCTCGCCCGTACCCGTGGCTCACCCGGTCCTTCAGGGACCGGCTCGATCCGGCCGAAGTGGCCATCGTGCGCGCCATGATCGCCCGGGACGTCAACTGCCCGCGCGCGTCCAGCGCCGGACGGCTCTTCGACACAGTCGCGGCCTTGCTCGGCCTCGCCGACCGGGTCAGCTACGAGGGCGAGGCGGCCGTCCTGCTCGAAGCCGCGGCGGGCGACGAGCACGCCGTCCCGCTCGCCCACCGTGTCGTACGGGCGCAGGGCCTGTGGGTGTACGATCCCGCGCCCACCCTCGCCGACCTGCTGGAACGGCAGGCGGACGGGGAGCCCGCGGCCCGGCTGGCCGCCGCCTTCCATGTGACGCTCGGGCTGGTCACCGCGGAGCTGGTCGCACGGGCGGTGGCCGAAGGCGCGCCGCACACGGTGTGCCTCGGCGGCGGCTGCTTCGTCAACCGGCGGCTGCTGACCGAGGTGAAGCGCCGACTGCACGCGCAGGGACTGCGGGTGCTGGTCGGCGGTCACGTTCCGGTCGGGGACGGCGGAATCAGCTACGGCCAGGCGGCGGTCGCGGCCGCGCGGTTGGCCGGGGAGAGGTGA
- a CDS encoding HypC/HybG/HupF family hydrogenase formation chaperone, giving the protein MCLGIPGRILEIHDDAGLRMSTVDFGGIRREVCLSCTPEADVGSYVIVHVGFAITQVDEAEARRTLDVLRAMAGAVEGELGEPLT; this is encoded by the coding sequence ATGTGCCTGGGCATCCCGGGACGGATCCTGGAAATCCACGACGACGCCGGACTGCGCATGTCCACGGTCGACTTCGGCGGCATCCGGCGCGAGGTCTGCCTCAGCTGCACGCCCGAGGCGGACGTCGGGTCGTACGTCATCGTGCACGTCGGTTTCGCGATCACCCAGGTCGATGAGGCGGAGGCACGGCGCACGCTCGACGTCCTGCGGGCGATGGCGGGCGCGGTCGAGGGCGAGTTGGGCGAGCCCCTTACCTGA
- a CDS encoding 4Fe-4S dicluster domain-containing protein: MTATTAPTAVLDRNGLDALVAALVAQGRTVVGPTLRDGAIVLSELTSANALPYGWGVELDAGRYRLAPREDGAAFAHSAGPQSWKSYLHPSRERLWSADRTPEGRVAFTAHEPEPSSYAFLGVRPCDLRAIAIQDHVLTDGRYEDTGYGKRRRRALLIAAECTEPGATCFCVSMGGGPAAGPGYDLALTEVIDDEGHRFLVRVGSAEGARLIEQVPHRTADLVTEAAARESVDAARDRMGRSMPPVDLRALMGASLDAERWNDIAQRCLTCGNCTMVCPTCFCTTTEEITDLTGDHTERWQRWDSCFDLDFSYLHGGPVRSTPRSRYRQWLTHKLSTWYDQFGTSGCVGCGRCIAWCPAGIDITEEVAALEAEHETETD, from the coding sequence ATGACCGCCACCACAGCCCCGACCGCCGTACTCGACCGGAACGGTCTGGACGCCCTGGTCGCGGCCCTGGTGGCGCAGGGACGCACCGTCGTCGGACCGACCCTCCGCGACGGCGCGATCGTACTGTCGGAGCTGACCTCGGCGAACGCGCTCCCCTACGGCTGGGGCGTCGAACTGGACGCCGGACGCTACCGGTTGGCCCCCCGGGAGGACGGGGCCGCCTTCGCGCACAGCGCGGGACCGCAGTCCTGGAAATCGTATCTGCACCCCTCGCGCGAGCGACTGTGGAGCGCCGACCGGACACCGGAGGGCCGCGTGGCTTTCACCGCGCACGAGCCCGAGCCGTCGTCATACGCCTTCCTCGGTGTCCGCCCCTGCGACCTGCGCGCCATCGCGATCCAGGACCACGTCCTGACCGACGGACGGTACGAGGACACCGGGTACGGGAAACGCCGGCGGCGCGCGCTGCTGATCGCCGCCGAGTGCACCGAACCGGGCGCGACCTGCTTCTGCGTGTCCATGGGCGGCGGGCCCGCGGCCGGTCCCGGCTACGACCTCGCCCTGACGGAGGTGATCGACGACGAAGGTCACCGGTTCCTGGTGCGCGTCGGCAGCGCGGAGGGCGCCCGGCTGATCGAGCAAGTCCCGCACCGCACGGCCGACTTGGTCACTGAGGCCGCCGCCCGCGAATCGGTGGACGCGGCCCGCGACCGCATGGGTCGTTCCATGCCGCCGGTCGACCTGCGGGCCCTGATGGGCGCGAGCCTGGACGCCGAACGCTGGAACGACATCGCCCAGCGCTGTCTGACCTGCGGCAACTGCACGATGGTGTGTCCCACCTGCTTCTGCACCACCACGGAGGAGATCACCGACCTGACCGGTGACCACACCGAGCGCTGGCAGCGCTGGGACTCCTGCTTCGACCTCGACTTCTCGTATCTGCACGGCGGCCCGGTCCGCTCCACGCCCCGCAGCCGCTACCGACAGTGGCTCACCCACAAACTCTCCACCTGGTACGACCAGTTCGGCACCTCCGGCTGCGTGGGCTGCGGCCGCTGCATCGCCTGGTGCCCGGCCGGTATCGACATCACGGAGGAAGTCGCCGCGCTGGAGGCCGAACACGAAACGGAGACGGACTGA
- a CDS encoding cyclic nucleotide-binding domain-containing protein, translating into MPPSIALRMNHALPHDHRERLLHVGREVSFPAGTRLFEEDRHADRFWIVRDGTAALDMQVPGRRTPVVETLGIGDLVGWSWLYEPYVWQLGAAAVTQLRAYEFDAVAVRLMCLDDPAFGQAVEHWVGRVLAHRLNAARARLVDLYGTYETKEPR; encoded by the coding sequence ATGCCCCCCTCGATCGCCCTCCGCATGAACCACGCACTGCCCCACGACCACCGTGAACGACTGCTGCACGTCGGCCGCGAAGTCAGCTTCCCGGCGGGCACCCGGCTGTTCGAGGAGGACCGACACGCCGACCGGTTCTGGATCGTCCGGGACGGCACCGCCGCCCTCGACATGCAGGTGCCCGGCCGCCGGACCCCGGTCGTCGAGACGCTCGGGATCGGGGATCTCGTCGGCTGGTCGTGGCTGTACGAGCCCTACGTCTGGCAGTTGGGCGCCGCGGCGGTGACCCAGCTGCGTGCCTACGAGTTCGACGCGGTCGCCGTCCGGCTGATGTGCCTGGACGACCCCGCCTTCGGACAGGCCGTCGAACACTGGGTCGGACGAGTGCTGGCCCACCGGCTCAACGCGGCCCGCGCCCGTCTGGTCGACCTGTACGGGACGTACGAGACGAAGGAACCGCGATGA
- a CDS encoding FAD/NAD(P)-binding protein, which translates to MTAVPVPHRVVGRRRETGDTVTLRLEPVDTPLPDFVPGQFAMVHCFGRGEIPVSVSSVQATGGLAHTVRSVGAVSDGLCAARVGDVVGIRGPYGTSWELERARGQDVLVVAGGIGLAPLRPLILSALAEPEAYRRVNVLIGARTPDDLIARMEGESWATAYTGVTVDLPDAGWRGDVGVVTQLLGRPHFDPDDTTAFVCGPEPMIRATARELAHRGVPRDRIRVSLERNMRCATGHCGHCQLGPVLLCQAGAVVGWDLAEPLLSVREL; encoded by the coding sequence ATGACCGCCGTACCGGTCCCCCACCGTGTGGTCGGCCGCCGGCGGGAGACCGGTGACACGGTGACGCTGCGGCTCGAACCGGTGGACACGCCGCTGCCCGACTTCGTGCCGGGGCAGTTCGCGATGGTGCACTGCTTCGGCCGCGGCGAGATCCCCGTCTCGGTGAGTTCCGTGCAGGCCACGGGTGGTCTCGCGCACACGGTCCGTTCGGTGGGCGCGGTCTCCGACGGGCTGTGTGCGGCCAGGGTCGGGGACGTCGTCGGCATCCGCGGCCCGTACGGCACGAGTTGGGAGCTGGAACGGGCGCGCGGCCAGGACGTGCTGGTCGTGGCGGGCGGCATCGGGCTCGCCCCACTGCGGCCGCTGATCCTGAGCGCGTTGGCCGAACCGGAGGCGTACCGCCGGGTCAACGTGCTGATCGGGGCGCGCACCCCGGACGATCTGATCGCCCGCATGGAGGGCGAGAGCTGGGCCACGGCGTACACCGGCGTGACGGTCGACCTGCCCGACGCGGGCTGGCGCGGGGACGTCGGCGTGGTCACCCAGCTGCTGGGGCGGCCCCATTTCGATCCGGACGACACGACGGCGTTCGTCTGCGGTCCGGAGCCGATGATCCGTGCCACCGCCCGCGAACTCGCACACCGCGGTGTGCCCCGCGACCGCATCCGGGTCTCCCTGGAACGCAACATGCGCTGTGCGACCGGCCACTGCGGGCACTGCCAGCTCGGTCCGGTGCTGCTGTGCCAGGCCGGTGCGGTCGTGGGCTGGGACCTGGCCGAACCCCTGCTTTCTGTAAGGGAGTTGTGA
- a CDS encoding oxidoreductase has protein sequence MALKLGVFKLASCDGCQLTLLDCEDELLALAREVEIAHFPEASSAMAPGPYDLSLVEGSVTTPEDAERVRAIRADSRHLVTIGACATAGGIQALRNFADVDEYRRTVYAHPEHISTLATSTPVSAHVDVDFELRGCPVDRRQLIEVITAFLAGRKPDVPDHSVCFECKRRGTVCVTVAHGTPCLGPVTHAGCGALCPAYHRGCFGCFGPSGTVNLPALIPLLRRDGLDEDAVVRILRTFNAPAFDKELRK, from the coding sequence GTGGCACTGAAACTCGGGGTGTTCAAACTGGCCTCCTGCGACGGCTGCCAGCTCACCCTGCTGGACTGCGAGGACGAACTCCTGGCGCTGGCGCGCGAGGTGGAGATCGCACACTTCCCGGAGGCGTCCAGCGCGATGGCTCCCGGCCCCTACGACCTGTCTCTCGTCGAGGGCTCGGTCACCACGCCCGAGGACGCCGAACGCGTGCGGGCGATCCGCGCGGACTCGCGGCACCTGGTGACCATCGGGGCGTGCGCGACGGCCGGCGGCATCCAGGCCTTGCGCAACTTCGCCGATGTGGACGAGTACCGGCGCACGGTCTACGCGCACCCCGAGCACATCTCCACGCTGGCCACCTCCACCCCCGTCTCGGCCCATGTGGACGTCGACTTCGAACTGCGCGGCTGTCCGGTCGACCGGCGGCAGCTCATCGAGGTGATCACCGCGTTCCTGGCCGGCCGCAAGCCGGACGTCCCGGACCACAGCGTGTGCTTCGAGTGCAAGCGGCGCGGCACGGTCTGCGTCACCGTCGCCCACGGCACCCCCTGCCTCGGCCCGGTCACGCACGCCGGATGCGGCGCACTGTGCCCGGCCTACCACCGCGGCTGCTTCGGCTGCTTCGGCCCGTCCGGCACGGTGAACCTGCCCGCGCTGATCCCGCTGCTGCGCCGCGACGGCCTCGACGAGGACGCCGTGGTGCGGATCCTGCGCACCTTCAACGCCCCCGCTTTCGATAAGGAGTTACGCAAGTGA